A region of the Thalassoroseus pseudoceratinae genome:
GAGTGCGTATCCGGCGTCGATTCACAAAGTGCAATTGCGCGGTAGAGGACATCTTTGGCATCAGCAGTGCGGTCGGTCTTGCCTAAAATTGCTGCGAGCCGATACAAGATGCGAACAACTTCCGGATCAAAGGTCCGTTTCAACGATTCTTGAAGTTCGAGAGCCTTACGGTAGGCGGTTTCTGCTCGTCGATATTCGCGGTTGGCGAAGTCAAAATCGCCTTGTGTCCGCATGAGACTTGCGGCATCTGCTCGTGATAGGTTTCGCCCTCCTGCTGAGAGTTCCATGGCCCGTTGGAGATGACGTGCCGCCGGTCCGAGTCGATGTCGGCTTCGACAGACACCGCTCAGATGACTCAAAGCCTGGGGCAATCGGGGGTGGTTGTCGCCTTGGAGTCGTTCGTAGATCCGAACGGCTTGCTGCAACATCCCTTCGGCTTGATCTAACCGCCCAGATTCCCAATGGACACGGCCTAGCGTTACCAATGTCGTCGCAATCTCGGGATGATTGGCCGACCGCGTTTGTGTGCGGATTCGCAGGGACTGCGTTAGTGCATCACGGGCTTTGTCGAGTTGCCTCCGCATCAGCCAAATGATGCCGAGGTTGCTGAGACTTTGCCCAACTTGCGTATGCGACCATCCCATAGTGCGGCGACGAATTTTCAATGCATCCCGCATGCATCGTTCAGCCGCTTGGTACTCGCCACGTTGACGGTAGAGTTCGCCTAAATTGTTCAGCAACGTCGCCACACTTGGATGTGCTTCACCGTGCACTTGCTTCGAGAGTTCGACGACACGGTGCAAGATCGGTTCGGCGTCATTCAATCGACTGGCATTGAGATGAATGGCGGCTAGATTATTATGCAGGCGAATTGAAATCGGCGAAGTCTCGGCCAGCGATTCACGACAAAGATCGTAGGCCTCTTGAGAGGCACTCAAAGCAGCGGCGGAATTGGATTGTGTAAACTGCAACTCCCCCAATTGCGTGAGTGCTTCGATCAATCGAGATTGGTACCGATCGCCAGCCTTTCGAAAAATGGCAATGGCTTCTTCGGCAAATGGTATCGCTTCGGCAATTTCACGTCGAGCAGCTGACAGAATTGCAAGTTGTAGCAGGACCAATCCGGTATGCGGATGTGTTGGCCCGTGTTGTTCGAGACACTGACGTTTCGCAGTTCGGAGTTCCCATTCGGCTGCTGCAAAGTCACCGGCTTCAAACAATTGCGATGCTTTCGCGAGTGCAGTTTCCACGCTCTCGGTTTCGCCTTGGGAAACAGCTTGCGAGTCGAGGGACCGATTCGGTGCTGGATCCGAAGGACTCGAATGCGAATCAGGCATATTCTGAAAATCAAGTTGCACTTGGTTGACCAGTACTTGTAGACAGTGAGCATTATTACATGGATTCCGATTCTTCGAAATCCCAAATCCAAGCCGAGTCCTCAGATGCCAATCCGTGCTGGGTTGCGATTGGTTCCGCCTCTTGCGGAATCGGACGAACGTCGGCTGCCTCGTTTTGCATCGTCACTGAGGATGTTAGTTCGTGATCGGAGCAGTTCGTGTTGTCGGAACCTGCGTTCAAGATGGACTCAATCCGCCGGGCAGCCTTTGGGTTTCCGAGCGTTCGATGCATTACGAGAGCGGATCCCCAGTCCGGCAATCCGTTCGTCACGGTTTCGAGTAATTTTCGCTCCAATCTCTCGGGCGTCGCGAGGGGAGTCCAATGGTCATCAAGCACGATATGAGGGATGCGAAGCAAATCCGCTGCTAACAGCAGCTCTTGCCTTGGCTCCTGCTTGGATTGTTGCGACGAATTCACAACGCGACTCCACAACGCCAAGACAGAACGCTGACAACACCGAACCGCCGCAACAAGTCGACGATTCGACTGACACGCGATGAAATCCTGACACTCCTGATCGACGAACAGAAATCGCCTCTTGATGTCCTTCTGTAGGTCGCTAGCTTCCTGGGGGAGAAATTGATTGGTGGCCGGATGGCTGTCGACCAACTGAATCCAACGCTCCGCCAGTACAATCGCGGCTTGTTGCAGTCGTTGAAACTCTTGAAATCGCTGTTTGCGATTACCGTCCGCTGTTGCTCGTGTGACAGAAGAATTCTCGCGAAGCGTCTGTAAGAGTCTCGCAACTTGATTTCGTCGCCGAAGCGGTTCGCCATTCAACAGAGGTTTCAATTGGTTTGTAAGCCAAGTGAGACCATGCTGCCAAAAGGCCCATTCGTCGGCGATTTCCGGTCGGCGTGTGACCGTCGACGGAGTGACCGTCCAATGATTCTGTAGAAAGATGGGTTTCGCGGTTCGATAGGTAAATCGATCGTCGAGTTCGTGTTCAATCCACTCACTGATCTCAGTTTGAAGTTGGTTCCATGCATCGTCCCACTGCGTTTGAGACAGGGATGTGGCAAAAGCGCTCTTCGATTTGCCTCCCAAACGACGGCATGCCGTCGATACGCGAATACAGAGATTCGATAGTTGTGGCAGCGATTCGTTCATTGGAAACGAACGCAACAGTTGCGTGACCTCGGAATCACCGAGAATCAATGCAGGAGTCAAAGTCGCTGCCCGCAGAAACAATTCTTCCGGGGAATCAAGACCTCCACGACGTTCAGAATCCCACTGTTTCGCAAGGTATTGCAAATCTTCGCGAAGCTGTGCCCCAAGCGGTCCGTCAGCATTTTGCACGATTCGCCCGAAGATCAACGGGCGAATCAGACGCGAAGACACGCCGGGAATCGGTACGCCTTGCGTTTCGACGCAGCGACAAAGCTGATAGGCCAAACCAAGCTCATTGGCGATCACCAATTCTTCAATCACTGCTGCCAAAGCGAATGGTTTCTCATCAGAGTGGCAGTTCAACGCAACCTGTGCCGCGCGCAGCAGTGAACGATCCAAGGATTCCTCATCCGCGGTTTGATCTATGGGGCTTATGCGTCTCGCATTGTTCACGGGCAAGCCTTTTCTCATTCCATCCTCTGATTCCAACCAATCATGACTGAAATCGGATTAAATTGGCCGAAGTCACGGGCGTGTCGAACCTGTGTGAGTGTCGAATTGCTCGGTACGCCGAACGAATCC
Encoded here:
- a CDS encoding tetratricopeptide repeat protein gives rise to the protein MPDSHSSPSDPAPNRSLDSQAVSQGETESVETALAKASQLFEAGDFAAAEWELRTAKRQCLEQHGPTHPHTGLVLLQLAILSAARREIAEAIPFAEEAIAIFRKAGDRYQSRLIEALTQLGELQFTQSNSAAALSASQEAYDLCRESLAETSPISIRLHNNLAAIHLNASRLNDAEPILHRVVELSKQVHGEAHPSVATLLNNLGELYRQRGEYQAAERCMRDALKIRRRTMGWSHTQVGQSLSNLGIIWLMRRQLDKARDALTQSLRIRTQTRSANHPEIATTLVTLGRVHWESGRLDQAEGMLQQAVRIYERLQGDNHPRLPQALSHLSGVCRSRHRLGPAARHLQRAMELSAGGRNLSRADAASLMRTQGDFDFANREYRRAETAYRKALELQESLKRTFDPEVVRILYRLAAILGKTDRTADAKDVLYRAIALCESTPDTHSDQIQGYTQLASLAIQDGDWKSAEQWCTRAETIASTNSEQAPWIEIERLRITAKVHHQRNRNAEAESLLTQAIEIYETTIDGDKIGVVPLPRALAQVYIDQGKYQKAIRLVQRTMQIQEKATGKQSRDVLVDLRVLADLCTRQGELFQAEELLRRIIEIQEQTADETDPEFLETLESLVENLVQQGQQTRANEIRQRIERIESRNSHVLDELM